In Monodelphis domestica isolate mMonDom1 chromosome 3, mMonDom1.pri, whole genome shotgun sequence, the following proteins share a genomic window:
- the BHLHE22 gene encoding class E basic helix-loop-helix protein 22 — translation MERGLHLNAAAVAEEDLFLHKSLSSASAKRLESAFRSTPPGMDLSLAPPQQQQPPPPPPSPLPPPRDRQASSSSSPLGCFEPADPEGGGLLLPPPGGGGGGGGGGGGGGGGGGGGGGGGGGGGSGGGGGGVGVPGLLVGSTGVGGDPSLNSLPAGAALCLKYGESTSRSSVAESSGGEQSPDDDSDGRCELVLRGGGSEPRASPGGGGVGGPGGAKASEGCSNNHHHGGGGGGPPGGPGAGGGSSSGSSKKSKEQKALRLNINARERRRMHDLNDALDELRAVIPYAHSPSVRKLSKIATLLLAKNYILMQAQALEEMRRLVAYLNQGQAISAASLPSSAAAAAAAAAALHPALGAYEQAAGYPFSAGLPPAGSCPEKCALFNSVSSSLCKQCTEKP, via the coding sequence ATGGAGCGCGGTTTGCACCTCAACGCCGCGGCTGTGGCCGAAGAGGACCTGTTCCTGCACAAGAGCCTGAGCTCCGCCTCGGCCAAGCGTTTGGAGTCGGCTTTCCGCTCCACGCCCCCGGGGATGGACCTGTCTCTGGCGCcaccgcagcagcagcagccgccgccTCCGCCACCATCGCCACTGCCACCGCCCCGGGACCGCCAGGCGTCGTCTTCCTCTTCGCCCCTGGGTTGCTTCGAACCTGCCGACCCGGAGGGGGGAGGGTTGTTGCTGCCGCCGCccggcggaggaggaggaggtggaggaggaggaggtggtggaggaggaggtggcggtggaggaggaggaggtggaggaggcgGTGGcagcggaggaggaggaggaggggtgggGGTCCCCGGGCTGTTGGTGGGCTCCACTGGAGTCGGGGGGGACCCCAGCCTGAACAGCCTGCCAGCCGGAGCAGCCCTGTGCCTCAAGTACGGCGAAAGCACCAGCCGCAGTTCGGTAGCGGAGAGTAGTGGAGGCGAACAGAGCCCCGACGACGACAGCGACGGGCGCTGCGAGCTGGTGCTCCGAGGCGGGGGGAGCGAGCCCAGGGCCTCCCCAGGAGGAGGGGGAGTGGGGGGTCCCGGGGGCGCCAAGGCATCTGAGGGCTGCTCCAATAATCACCACcacggtggtggtggtggcggccCCCCGGGGGGCCCGGGAGCCGGCGGgggcagcagcagcggcagcagcaagAAATCCAAAGAGCAGAAGGCGCTGCGGCTCAACATTAACGCCCGCGAGCGGCGACGGATGCACGACCTGAACGACGCTCTGGACGAGCTGCGGGCGGTGATCCCATACGCGCACAGCCCCTCGGTGCGGAAGCTCTCCAAGATCGCCACTCTGCTGCTGGCAAAGAACTACATCCTCATGCAGGCGCAGGCCCTGGAGGAGATGAGGAGGCTGGTCGCTTACCTCAACCAGGGCCAGGCTATCTCGGCTGCCTCGTTGCCCAGCTCGGCCGCGGCTGCCGCGGCGGCGGCCGCTGCACTTCACCCGGCCCTAGGCGCCTACGAGCAGGCGGCCGGCTATCCATTCAGTGCCGGGCTTCCGCCAGCCGGCTCCTGTCCGGAGAAGTGCGCCCTTTTCAACAGCGTCTCCTCCAGTCTCTGCAAACAGTGCACGGAGAAGCCTTAA